The following proteins are co-located in the Armatimonadota bacterium genome:
- a CDS encoding CaiB/BaiF CoA-transferase family protein, which yields MSVRRPETAALPEAVPRLPLPQPLRGVRVLEVADRRVAYAGRLLAGLGAEVILIEPPERRRDAPTPADLYFRTGKKAVTLDLAVAAGRHTLFRLAAYADVLLVAGPPGERRRLGLTFEDLHPAFPRLVVGSIADFGLSGPDADRPANELVAFAESGLMYISGRPGEPPVAAPPHHAADLAGAYLAFGVLVALWERAHTRRGREVEVSVQEALAVEEHTISTASDEGRDLVRVGSQHMVAVPGSVFRVKDGYVHAYVADTMPGSWERLLEWMGHPPELADERYRQGLYRRAHVEEITPVVARFFARFTRQELYLEGQRRRLCITPVNTPREYLEDVQTRARGFVVQAHVPGHGWVGVPGGPFLLNGHRVPLPPVPRVGEHNREVYLGLVGYGEEELAVLTQGGVI from the coding sequence ATGAGTGTGCGGCGGCCGGAGACCGCGGCCCTCCCCGAGGCGGTCCCACGCCTGCCGCTACCGCAGCCGCTCCGCGGGGTGCGGGTGCTGGAGGTGGCGGACCGGCGCGTGGCCTATGCCGGACGCCTGCTGGCCGGGCTGGGAGCCGAGGTGATCCTCATCGAACCGCCGGAGCGGCGCCGCGACGCGCCCACGCCCGCGGACCTCTACTTCCGGACCGGGAAGAAGGCGGTCACGCTGGACCTCGCCGTCGCCGCCGGGCGCCACACCCTGTTCCGCCTGGCCGCGTATGCCGACGTCCTGCTGGTGGCCGGCCCGCCGGGGGAGCGGCGGCGGCTGGGGCTGACCTTCGAGGACCTCCACCCGGCGTTTCCCCGCCTGGTGGTGGGGAGCATCGCCGACTTCGGCCTGAGCGGCCCGGACGCCGACCGCCCGGCCAACGAGCTCGTGGCCTTCGCCGAGAGCGGGCTGATGTACATCAGTGGCAGGCCGGGCGAGCCGCCGGTGGCCGCCCCGCCCCACCACGCCGCCGACCTGGCCGGCGCCTACCTGGCCTTCGGAGTGCTGGTGGCCCTGTGGGAGCGCGCGCACACGCGGCGCGGCCGGGAGGTGGAGGTGTCCGTCCAGGAGGCCCTGGCCGTCGAGGAGCACACCATCTCCACTGCCTCGGACGAGGGGCGCGACCTGGTGCGCGTGGGCAGCCAGCACATGGTGGCGGTCCCGGGGTCGGTCTTCCGGGTGAAGGACGGCTACGTCCACGCCTACGTGGCCGACACCATGCCGGGGTCGTGGGAGCGGCTGCTGGAGTGGATGGGCCACCCGCCGGAGCTGGCCGACGAGCGCTACCGCCAGGGCCTCTACCGCCGCGCCCACGTCGAGGAGATCACTCCGGTGGTGGCCCGCTTCTTCGCCCGCTTCACCCGCCAGGAGCTTTACCTGGAAGGGCAGCGCCGGCGGTTGTGCATCACCCCGGTGAACACGCCGCGCGAGTACCTGGAGGACGTCCAGACCCGCGCGCGCGGGTTCGTCGTGCAGGCGCACGTACCGGGGCACGGATGGGTCGGCGTGCCGGGCGGCCCCTTCCTGCTGAACGGGCACCGCGTGCCCTTGCCCCCGGTGCCGCGCGTGGGCGAGCACAACCGTGAGGTCTACCTGGGCCTGGTGGGCTACGGCGAAGAGGAGCTGGCGGTCCTGACCCAGGGCGGCGTCATCTGA